One Salvelinus sp. IW2-2015 linkage group LG35, ASM291031v2, whole genome shotgun sequence DNA segment encodes these proteins:
- the LOC111958903 gene encoding gamma-aminobutyric acid receptor-associated protein-like 1: MDSQYQRSVPLEVRRAEGERVRAKHPDKIPIIVERAARSRAPDLDKKKYLVPSDLTVGQLCFLIRQRVSMRPEEALFFFVNNSLPPSSSPLSAVYEEHHEEDLFLYMTYSNESVYGA; this comes from the exons atGGACAGTCAGTACCAGCGCTCTGTACCACTGGAGGTGAGGAGGGCAGAGGGTGAGAGGGTGCGAGCCAAGCATCCCGACAAGATACCG ATCATTGTGGAGAGGGCTGCCAGGTCAAGAGCTCCTGACCTGGACAAGAAGAAGTACCTCGTGCCCTCTGACCTCACAG tgGGTCAACTGTGCTTCCTGATCCGACAGCGTGTGTCTATGAGACCTGAGGAGGCTCTCTTCTTTTTCGTCAACAACTCCCTTCCCCCATccagttctcctctctctgctgtctatgag GAGCACCATGAAGAGGACCTGTTCCTATACATGACCTATAGTAACGAGAGTGTCTACGGTGCCTGA
- the LOC111959104 gene encoding LOW QUALITY PROTEIN: transient receptor potential cation channel subfamily V member 6-like (The sequence of the model RefSeq protein was modified relative to this genomic sequence to represent the inferred CDS: inserted 6 bases in 5 codons; deleted 5 bases in 4 codons), with protein sequence MAPPLARSAPCELNHWWSQLRFSLQNRKGWKETLDETFLLQNKRTNDIPLFFAAKENSAGCIKKLLDCASTNIFERGALGETALHVAVLNDNMDAAVALMDGAPELINEPMTSDLFLGMTPLHIAVVNQNVNLVRSLIGRGADVATPRVTGLYFRKRRGGLLYYGEHILAFAACVGNQDIISMVINAGASTRAQDSIGNTVLHILVLQPNKTLACLALDLLLARDVEQDQAVPLDMVPNYRGLTPFKLAAKEGNLVAFQHLVNRRRVIQWNLGPLTSNLYDLSEIDSLVADDDLSVLELIVGSQRREARRILEVTPVRLLVSLKWNLYGKHYFRLLLLXYLLYIGTFTLCCVYRPLKDAPENYTVSXMDKTIRVQKTLKESYVTYGDNLRLTGEMISVLGALVILLLEIPDMLRVGPSRNFGLGGPFHVILIFYAFLVVAACVVRVSGVQGEAVVMAVVLVLGWSNVMFFARGFQLLGPYVIMIQKYIIFGDLTKFSXASFIVLIGFSTSLWMVYMTXDPDSLPAYRSFPHHSDLPVELSVGLIDLXLDHTITXPPYVHVLHCTFSVVSYILLLNLLIAMMSDTHWRVAQERDDLWRTQVCIMCATTLMLERRLPXCLWPGLGVCGLLYGLGERWYLRVEDRNDPLVQKMRRSIQAFSKDEDQSKELEETENTDMSKGPGNRKSLAFWQMIHHSSLVLDMEQEEDDQEVR encoded by the exons ATGGCCCCACCCTTGGCAAGATCTGCTCCATGTGAGCTCAACCATTGGTGGAGCCAGCTTAGGTTCAGCCTCCAGAACAGGAAGGGGTGGAAAGAGACGCTGGATGAAACTTTTTTGCTGCAGAACAAAAG GACAAATGACATCCCTCTCTTCTTTGCGGCCAAAGAGAACAGTGCAGGTTGCATTAAGAAACTTCTGGACTGTGCATCCACTAACATCTTTGAGAGAGGTGCTCTGGGGGAGACCGCGCTGCATGTGGCAGTTCTGAATGATAACATGGATGCTGCCGTAGCTCTGATGGACGGAGCACCTGAACTCATCAATGAacccatgacctctgacctcttccTTG GCATGACACCTCTCCACATTGCCGTGGTGAATCAGAACGTTAACCTGGTCCGCAGTCTGATTGGTCGAGGGGCGGATGTGGCCACGCCCAGAGTCACAGGCCTGTACttcaggaagagaagaggagggctgCTCTACTATG GTGAGCACATCCTGGCATTTGCGGCCTGTGTGGGGAATCAGGACATCATCTCCATGGTGATCAACGCAGGAGCTAGCACCAGGGCGCAGGACTCCATTG gTAACACAGTGCTCCACATCCTGGTCCTGCAGCCTAATAAGACTTTAGCATGCCTGGCGTTGGATCTGTTGTTGGCGCGTGACGTTGAGCAGGACCAGGCTGTGCCACTGGACATGGTGCCCAACTATCGTGGCTTAACGCCCTTCAAACTGGCTGCCAAAGAGGGCAACCTTGTG gCATTCCAGCACCTGGTCAACCGGAGGCGAGTCATCCAGTGGAACCTGGGAcccttgacctctaacctctatGACCTCTCAGAGATCGACTCCTTGGTCGCCGACGATGACCTCTCTGTGCTTGAGCTCATTGTGGGCAGCCAGAGGAGAGAG GCAAGAAGGATACTGGAAGTGACTCCTGTTAGGCTATTGGTCAGTCTCAAGTGGAACCTCTATGGAAAACACTACTTTAG GTTGTTGCTGCTGRTGTACCTCCTGTACATTGGGACCTTCacactgtgttgtgtgtatcGCCCTCTAAAGGACGCTCCAGAGAATTACACTGTATCTGAKATGGACAAAACCATCCGCGTGCAGAAAACTCTGAAG GAGAGTTATGTT ACCTATGGGGACAACTTGCGTCTGACAGGAGAGATGATCAGTGTCCTGGGTGCCCTGGTTATTCTGCTACTGGAG ATCCCAGATATGCTGAGAGTGGGGCCAAGCAGGAACTTTGGACTGGGGGGACCCTTCCATGTCATTCT TATTTTCTATGCGTTCCTGGTGGTGGCTGCTTGTGTG GTCAGGGTCAGTGGGGTGCAGGGGGAGGCAGTTGTCATGGCTGTG GTCCTGGTGCTTGGCTGGAGCAACGTCATGTTCTTCGCCCGAGGCTTTCAG CTGCTAGGGCCTTACGTCATCATGATACAGAAGTAT ATTATATTTGGAGACCTGACCAAGTTCAG GGCGAGCTTCATCGTGCTCATAGGGTTTTCCACCT ccctGTGGATGGTGTACATGA CAGACCCAGACTCTCTACCTGCGTACCGCTCCTTTCCCCATCACTCTGATCTCCCAGTTGAGCTGAGTGTGGGTCTGATAGACC CACTGGACCACACCATCA ACCCCCCTTATGTCCATGTGCTGCACTGCACCTTCTCTGTGGTCTCCTACATACTGCTGCTCAACCTGCTCATAGCCATGATGAGTGATACACACTGGAGAGTAGCCCAGGAGAGGGACGACCTCTGGAGGACACAGGTGTGCATCA tgtgtgccaCTACCCTGATGTTGGAGAGGAGGTTGC GCTGCCTGTGGCCCGGCCTGGGGGTGTGTGGTCTGCTCTACGGCCTGGGGGAGCGGTGGTACCTCCG GGTTGAGGATCGCAACGACCCACTGGTGCAAAAGATGCGTCGCTCCATCCAAGCCTTCTCTAAGGATGAGGACCAGAGCAAGGAGTTGGAGGAGACGGAGAACACTGACATGTCAAAAGGACCTGGAAACAGGAAGTCCCTGGCATTCTGGCAGATGATTCACCACAGCTCTCTGGTTTTAGACATGGAACAGGAAGAGGATGACCAGGAAGTAAGATAG
- the LOC111958904 gene encoding CD209 antigen-like protein E, with protein sequence MYIKFCRIAGSGGNAKLPHEANATFSVEVKEQQGKDLQVLGNVGLYRAVCLLLSVICLVLLLVIIILCVKFPFQPQVCHGTEKGIEAKEKGECVLKKGLIPACHMCDEGWLHFESSCYFLSRDRMNWDESRDECKKRGADLAIITNKPVQTFLTKKGNLMYWIGLRQRTRNWVWVNNTALGQSYWSGSNRQGDCGLLTGKEPPERSWSSASCDQYSFYICQRVR encoded by the exons ATGTATATCAAGTTTTGCCGTATTGCAGGAAGTGGAGGGAATGCCAAATTACCACATGAGGCAAACGCAACGTTTTCGGTTGAAGTGAAGGAGCAGCAAGGGAAAG ACCTGCAGGTCCTGGGGAACGTTGGTCTGTACCGCGCAGTGTGTTTACTACTGTCTGTCATCTGTCTGGTTCTACTGCTCGTCATCATCATCCTCTGTGTCAAAT TTCCATTCCAGCCTCAAGTCTGTCATGG GACTGAAAAAGGGATTGAGGCTAAAGAGAAGGGAGAGTGTGTACTGAAAAAGGGATTGA tCCCTGCCTGCCACATGTGTGATGAAGGCTGGCTGCACTTTGAGAGCTCCTGCTACTTCCTCTCCAGAGACAGAATGAACTGGGATGAGAGCAGGGACGAGTGTAAGAAGAGAGGGGCAGATCTGGCCATCATAACAAACAAACCAGTGCAG ACCTTTCTAACGAAGAAGGGAAACCTGATGTACTGGATCGGCCTGAGACAGAGAACCAGGAACTGGGTTTGGGTCAACAACACTGCACTGGGACAGAG TTACTGGTCAGGATCCAACAGACAAGGGGATTGTGGGTTACTGACAGGAAAGGAACCTCCTGAGAGAAGCTGGAGCTCCGCATCATGTGACCAGTACAGCTTCTACATCTGCCAGAGGGTGCGCTAA